A stretch of Patescibacteria group bacterium DNA encodes these proteins:
- a CDS encoding ATP-dependent Clp protease ATP-binding subunit, with amino-acid sequence MADILEKFTAHLKNVLAKGYSLAVELDSLSIGPEHLLLALLQQKGSVGGELLRKTEVGTEEIRRVLRLSDELLRRDGGDASGGGPRLSADAKRAVEKAVLTANVNEHKYVGTEHLLAGILQIDSPAIEAILSEQNINSAELRAKVDTMLKSTSKFPEITETFEGSKTPKDRKKELAEDEAAKTDAKKRPTAKSPKSQALEFFSVDLTDRKAQENIDPVIGRDKEIERLVQILCRRTKNNPVLLGEAGVGKTAIVEGLAKRILAGDVPEVLAGKRILSLDLGMIIAGTIYRGEFESRVKQIIDEVKSDPDIILFIDELHNITGAGSTSGSLDAANILKPALARGDLRCIGATTPAEFKKSIESDAALERRFQPIIVEPPSPEVTVEILRGLRDNYEHYHGVKITDDAIEAAVKFSDRYVQDRFLPDKAIDLMDEAAACVRVSYHGETDAKKLQALEDDLQKIGRRKQKAVTTENFIEALELQSKEKALEADIAGLKRQDKTGRRPVIGEIGRRDIAAVISRATGIPITDLLKEEKARLLKLEETLRAHIIGQDEAVTAVAELVRRAKAGIASPNRPLASFLFLGPSGVGKTELAKTLAVEVLQDPEALVRIDMSEFAEGFNVSKLIGAPAGYVGYKDRTKLTDVVKRKPHSIVLFDEIEKAHGEIHNLLLQILEDGHITDATGRKINFKNAIIVMTSNVGASKIGQTDIGFGSANAGEYSADQIRDANSEVMKELERSFRPEFLNRIDKIISFKPLAKKDLEFIARLQLGELAGRLERDYGIRLAVDAKAAELIAERSWNPLYGARGVRRQIQDLIENPLSRELLAEKFVRGETVTVKRKEDQLILAKRQTHARVAG; translated from the coding sequence ATGGCCGACATCCTCGAAAAATTCACCGCGCATCTGAAGAACGTCCTGGCCAAGGGCTACTCCCTGGCCGTGGAACTCGACTCGCTGTCGATCGGCCCCGAACATCTGCTCCTGGCGCTGCTCCAGCAGAAAGGCAGCGTCGGCGGCGAGCTGCTGCGCAAGACCGAAGTCGGCACCGAGGAGATCCGCCGCGTGCTGCGTCTCTCCGACGAGCTGCTGCGCCGCGACGGCGGCGACGCCTCGGGCGGCGGCCCTCGGCTGTCCGCGGACGCCAAACGCGCCGTCGAAAAAGCCGTGCTCACGGCCAACGTCAACGAACACAAATATGTCGGCACCGAACACCTGCTCGCGGGAATCTTGCAGATCGACTCGCCGGCCATCGAGGCGATCCTGAGCGAGCAGAACATCAACTCGGCCGAACTGCGCGCCAAAGTGGATACGATGCTCAAGAGCACTTCCAAATTCCCGGAGATCACCGAGACCTTCGAGGGTTCCAAGACGCCCAAGGACCGCAAAAAAGAACTCGCCGAAGATGAAGCCGCGAAGACCGACGCCAAGAAACGTCCGACCGCCAAATCGCCGAAATCCCAGGCGCTGGAATTCTTTTCGGTCGACCTCACCGACCGCAAGGCTCAGGAAAACATCGACCCGGTCATCGGCCGCGACAAAGAGATCGAGCGGCTGGTCCAGATCCTCTGCCGCCGCACGAAGAACAACCCCGTGCTGCTGGGCGAGGCCGGCGTCGGCAAGACCGCGATCGTCGAAGGGCTCGCCAAGCGCATCCTCGCGGGCGACGTGCCGGAGGTGCTCGCTGGCAAGCGCATCCTGTCTTTGGACCTCGGCATGATCATCGCCGGCACCATCTATCGCGGCGAATTCGAGAGCCGGGTCAAACAGATCATCGACGAGGTGAAAAGCGATCCGGACATCATCCTGTTCATCGACGAACTGCATAACATCACCGGGGCCGGTTCGACCTCGGGTTCGCTCGACGCCGCCAACATCCTGAAGCCGGCGCTCGCCCGCGGCGACCTGCGCTGCATCGGCGCCACGACGCCGGCCGAATTCAAGAAAAGCATCGAATCCGACGCCGCGCTCGAGCGCCGCTTCCAGCCGATCATCGTCGAACCGCCGTCGCCCGAGGTCACGGTCGAGATCCTGCGCGGCCTCCGCGATAATTACGAACACTACCACGGCGTGAAGATCACGGACGACGCCATCGAAGCGGCGGTGAAATTCTCCGACCGCTACGTGCAGGACCGCTTCCTGCCGGACAAGGCCATCGACCTCATGGACGAAGCCGCCGCCTGCGTCCGCGTGTCATACCATGGCGAAACCGACGCCAAGAAACTCCAGGCGCTGGAAGATGATCTCCAGAAGATCGGCCGCCGCAAGCAGAAAGCCGTCACGACCGAGAATTTCATCGAGGCACTGGAATTGCAATCGAAGGAAAAAGCGCTCGAAGCCGACATCGCCGGACTGAAGCGTCAGGACAAAACCGGCCGCCGTCCGGTCATCGGCGAGATCGGCCGCCGGGACATCGCCGCGGTAATTTCCCGCGCCACCGGCATCCCGATCACCGACCTGTTGAAAGAAGAAAAGGCCCGCCTGCTCAAACTCGAGGAGACGCTCCGCGCCCACATCATCGGCCAGGACGAGGCGGTCACAGCCGTGGCGGAACTCGTCCGCCGCGCCAAAGCCGGCATCGCGAGTCCGAACCGGCCGCTCGCCTCTTTCCTGTTCCTTGGCCCCTCGGGCGTCGGCAAGACCGAACTCGCCAAGACCCTGGCCGTCGAGGTCCTGCAGGATCCGGAAGCGCTCGTCCGCATCGACATGTCCGAATTCGCCGAGGGTTTCAACGTCTCGAAACTCATCGGCGCGCCAGCCGGCTACGTCGGCTACAAGGACCGGACCAAACTCACGGACGTGGTCAAGCGCAAACCGCACTCGATCGTGCTGTTCGACGAGATCGAGAAAGCCCACGGCGAGATCCATAACCTGCTGCTGCAGATCCTGGAGGACGGGCACATCACCGACGCCACGGGCCGCAAGATCAATTTCAAGAACGCCATCATCGTCATGACCTCGAACGTCGGCGCCAGCAAGATCGGCCAGACGGACATCGGCTTCGGCTCGGCGAACGCCGGCGAATACAGCGCGGACCAGATCCGCGACGCGAACTCCGAGGTCATGAAGGAACTGGAAAGATCCTTCCGGCCGGAATTCCTGAACCGCATCGACAAGATCATCTCTTTCAAACCGCTGGCGAAGAAAGATCTGGAATTCATCGCCCGCCTACAGCTCGGCGAGCTCGCCGGTCGGCTCGAACGCGACTACGGCATCAGACTCGCGGTCGACGCCAAAGCCGCGGAACTCATCGCCGAGCGCAGCTGGAACCCGCTCTACGGCGCCCGCGGCGTGCGGCGGCAGATTCAGGACCTGATCGAGAATCCCCTCTCCCGCGAACTGCTCGCTGAAAAATTCGTCCGTGGCGAAACTGTGACGGTCAAACGCAAAGAAGATCAATTGATCCTGGCTAAGCGCCAAACCCATGCCCGCGTCGCCGGCTGA
- a CDS encoding thioredoxin domain-containing protein: MRKPSIFIAITGLIAALVLFLYALSALPPENPEAKKTDLGSGAAGTTAAGTLTQPKVEFGNPMRGPANAPVTIVVFGDYLCAPCATLDGWLGEITKEFPDSVRVVWKDFPHSTNQLTTGTVAAIAARCAAAYGAFWEYHDRLLAEAQSLDQSTYGRIASELGLDLDSFTRCLNDRSTLPLIERDINEGIGLNIDSTPYAFINSQRMSGAESYVSLHQLVADELAKAPAKTLDFK, translated from the coding sequence ATGCGCAAACCTTCCATCTTCATCGCCATCACCGGACTGATCGCCGCCCTGGTCCTGTTCCTCTATGCGCTGTCGGCCCTGCCTCCGGAAAACCCGGAAGCGAAAAAAACCGACCTCGGCTCCGGCGCGGCCGGAACCACCGCGGCTGGCACGCTGACGCAACCCAAGGTCGAATTCGGAAATCCCATGCGCGGTCCGGCCAACGCCCCGGTCACGATCGTCGTCTTCGGCGACTATCTTTGCGCCCCCTGCGCGACGCTCGACGGCTGGCTCGGAGAGATCACTAAGGAATTCCCGGATTCGGTGCGCGTGGTCTGGAAAGATTTCCCCCACTCGACCAACCAACTGACGACGGGAACCGTGGCCGCCATCGCCGCCCGCTGCGCGGCTGCCTATGGAGCTTTCTGGGAATATCACGACCGGCTGCTGGCCGAAGCCCAGAGCCTCGACCAGAGTACCTATGGCCGCATCGCGTCCGAGCTGGGGCTTGATCTGGATTCTTTCACGCGCTGTCTCAATGACCGGTCGACGCTGCCGCTCATCGAACGCGACATCAACGAAGGGATCGGGTTGAACATCGATTCGACGCCTTACGCCTTCATCAACAGCCAGCGGATGTCCGGCGCGGAAAGCTATGTTTCCCTGCATCAGCTGGTCGCCGACGAACTCGCGAAAGCTCCGGCCAAAACCCTGGATTTCAAATAA
- the radA gene encoding DNA repair protein RadA: protein MPKQSQTVYLCSKCDAQSPKWTGQCLECGSWGTLALAVPAGGTERKQAAPRAAAASVSLKDVAGSGEKRLRSGIGEVDRVFGGGIVLGSVTLLGGEPGIGKSTLALELCAALAKQTGAKIAYVSGEESAAQVKMRADRLKLDQTNIFFINETGVGAIAGALEKLHPAFAVIDSVQTIYDEDIPSEAGAVNQLRGAAATLTAFAKRADLPLLLIGHVTKDGQVAGPKTLEHVVDAVLTFEGERSHPLRVLRCLKNRFGSTDETGVFDMTETGLKEIKNPSAYLLEERQPGMPGSAVCCVIEGTRPILIEIQALVRRTAFGYPVRRATGLDQARLEMLVAVLTKREGADLASSDVYVNVVGGLKVREPAADLAVAAAIVSAYADAPLPADAAIWGEIGLGGEVRSVISSERRVAEAASLGIRRIITSLPRASKIKIPAGTDVIEIRSVHDLHALLAGRKPR from the coding sequence ATGCCCAAACAATCACAGACGGTCTATCTCTGTTCCAAATGCGACGCCCAGAGCCCCAAGTGGACCGGGCAATGTTTGGAATGCGGCTCCTGGGGCACTCTGGCGCTCGCGGTGCCGGCCGGCGGAACTGAACGCAAACAAGCGGCTCCTCGCGCGGCCGCGGCTTCAGTCAGCCTCAAGGACGTGGCCGGCAGCGGCGAGAAACGCCTGCGCTCCGGCATCGGCGAGGTCGACCGCGTCTTCGGCGGCGGCATCGTGCTCGGCTCCGTGACGCTCCTCGGCGGCGAGCCCGGCATCGGCAAATCGACCCTGGCGCTCGAACTCTGCGCCGCCCTCGCGAAGCAGACCGGCGCCAAGATTGCCTACGTCTCCGGCGAAGAATCCGCCGCCCAGGTCAAGATGCGCGCCGACCGGCTGAAGCTCGACCAGACGAACATTTTTTTCATCAATGAGACCGGCGTCGGTGCCATCGCCGGAGCGCTGGAGAAGCTCCATCCCGCTTTCGCGGTCATCGATTCCGTGCAGACCATCTACGACGAGGATATCCCCTCGGAGGCCGGCGCGGTCAACCAGCTCCGAGGTGCTGCCGCGACGCTCACCGCTTTCGCCAAACGCGCCGACCTGCCGCTGCTGCTCATCGGCCACGTCACCAAGGACGGTCAGGTCGCCGGACCGAAGACACTCGAACACGTCGTTGACGCGGTCCTGACCTTCGAAGGCGAACGCAGCCATCCGCTCCGGGTCCTGCGCTGCCTCAAGAACCGCTTCGGTTCGACTGACGAGACCGGCGTCTTCGACATGACCGAGACCGGGCTCAAAGAGATCAAGAATCCCTCCGCCTACCTGCTCGAAGAACGCCAGCCGGGCATGCCCGGCTCGGCCGTCTGCTGCGTCATCGAAGGGACGCGGCCGATCCTGATCGAGATCCAGGCGCTCGTCCGACGCACCGCTTTCGGCTATCCGGTCCGGCGGGCCACAGGCCTCGACCAGGCGCGCCTGGAGATGCTCGTCGCCGTCCTGACCAAGCGCGAGGGCGCTGACCTGGCCTCGTCCGACGTCTATGTGAACGTCGTCGGCGGACTGAAGGTCCGCGAGCCGGCCGCTGATCTCGCAGTGGCCGCGGCGATCGTCTCTGCCTACGCCGACGCTCCCTTGCCGGCCGACGCCGCCATCTGGGGCGAGATCGGACTCGGCGGTGAGGTCCGCTCCGTGATCTCGAGCGAACGCCGCGTCGCCGAAGCCGCGAGCCTCGGCATCCGCCGCATCATCACTTCCCTGCCGCGCGCCTCCAAGATCAAGATCCCCGCCGGAACCGACGTCATCGAGATCCGCTCGGTCCACGACCTCCACGCCCTGCTCGCCGGCCGCAAACCGCGCTGA